A part of Capsicum annuum cultivar UCD-10X-F1 chromosome 6, UCD10Xv1.1, whole genome shotgun sequence genomic DNA contains:
- the LOC107874912 gene encoding uncharacterized protein LOC107874912 — protein sequence MFFFFVGGLEQQVRQVLKSRAGRCIACGSRADLVDYDKVLKLFFVPVWRWPGKQPVMYCNDCKLFFPQSLTPPPPSMDGVPDVLRCQFCRREVDGDFRFCPFCGNAL from the coding sequence ATGTTCTTCTTCTTCGTAGGAGGACTAGAGCAGCAAGTTAGACAAGTATTGAAGAGCAGGGCGGGAAGGTGCATTGCGTGCGGATCACGCGCCGACCTCGTAGACTATGACAAGGTCTTGAAACTCTTCTTTGTTCCGGTATGGAGATGGCCTGGAAAACAGCCGGTGATGTACTGCAATGACTGTAAACTCTTCTTCCCTCAATCTCTAACTCCTCCTCCGCCGTCCATGGACGGTGTGCCGGACGTTCTTAGGTGTCAATTCTGTCGCCGGGAAGTGGATGGAGATTTCCGATTCTGCCCTTTCTGTGGTAATGCACTGTGA
- the LOC107872994 gene encoding LOW QUALITY PROTEIN: chlorophyllide a oxygenase, chloroplastic (The sequence of the model RefSeq protein was modified relative to this genomic sequence to represent the inferred CDS: inserted 1 base in 1 codon; deleted 1 base in 1 codon), whose protein sequence is MTAIATSAALSFPFSFCRSTKTYTRKCFKGGFGVFAVYEEAAGELTNKKSSWLTIFDVEDPRTKFPQSKGKFLDANQALEVARFDIQYCDWRARQDVLTIMHLHEKVVEVLNPLAREYKSIGTVKKELAELQEALSQAHKQVHISEVRVSAALDKLAYMEALVNDRLLPERSAEESDCPISSPSTSTVPRDTVKSKQPRRTLNVSGPVQEYSPHLKNFWYPVAFSADIKDDTMIPIDCFEEPWVIFRGKDGKPGCVRNTCAHRACPLHLGSVKEGRIQCPYHGWEYSTDGKCEKMPSTKFLNVKIKSLPCFEQEGMIWIWPGNDPPTATLPSLLPPSGFQIHAEIVMELPVEHGLLLDNLLDLAHAPFTHTSTFAKGWSVPSFVKFLTPASGLQGYWDPYPIDMEFRPPCMVLSTIGISKPGNWRDKAPKSALRTFTNFMYVYLHPDRRQGCYIGCHWILLPXLKHIPFMQYVWRHFAEQVLNEDLRLVIGQQNRMLNGANIWNLPVSYDKLGVRYRIWRDAVESGAKQLPFSK, encoded by the exons ATGACCGCCATTGCTACTTCTGCTGCACTTTCATTTCCTTTCTCTTTCTGCCGCTCTACCAAGACTTACACAAGAAAG TGTTTCAAAGGGGGATTTGGAGTGTTTGCAGTGTATGAGGAAGCAGCGGGTGAGTTAACAAACAAGAAAAGCTCCTGGTTGACAATCTTTGATGTCGAAGATCCAAGGACAAAGTTCCCACAGTCTAAAGGGAAGTTCCTGGATGCAAATCAGGCTTTAGAAGTTGCTAGGTTTGATATACAATATTGTGATTGGCGAGCTCGTCAAGATGTACTTACGATAATGCACCTGCACGAAAAG GTTGTGGAAGTATTAAATCCTCTAGCACGGGAGTATAAATCTATTGGAACCGTCAAGAAGGAACTTGCGGAGTTACAAGAAGCGCTTTCTCAGGCTCATAAACAG GTACATATATCTGAGGTGCGGGTTTCTGCTGCTTTAGATAAGCTAGCTTACATGGAAGCATTGGTTAATGATAGGCTGCTACCAGAGAGGAGTGCAGAAGAATCAGATTGCCCGATTTCATCCCCCAGTACGTCTACAGTACCTAGAGATACTGTTAAAAGCAAGCAACCTAGGAGAACCCTCAATGTGTCAGGTCCTGTCCAAGAATACAGCCCCCATTTGAAGAACTTCTGGTATCCTGTTGCTTTCTCTGCTGATATCAAGGATGACACTATG ATACCAATTGATTGCTTTGAGGAACCATGGGTGATTTTTCGTGGGAAAGATGGAAAACCTGGATGTGTCCGAAACACATGTGCACATAGAGCCTGCCCCCTTCATTTGGGTTCAGTAAAAGAGGGTCGCATCCAATGTCCTTATCATG GGTGGGAATATTCAACAGATGGAAAATGTGAGAAAATGCCATCAACTAAATTTCTTAATGTCAAGATCAAGTCTCTGCCATGCTTTGAGCAAGAGGGAATGATATGGATTTGGCCTGGAAATGATCCTCCTACAGCCACTCTTCCTTCTTTACTTCCACCTTCTGGATTTCAAATCCATGCAGAG ATAGTTATGGAACTTCCGGTGGAACATGGGTTACTTTTAGACAATCTGTTGGATCTTGCACATGCTCCTTTCACCCATACATCTACTTTTGCTAAAGGATGGAGTGTTCCAAG CTTTGTAAAATTCTTGACTCCTGCATCTGGTCTGCAAGGATATTGGGATCCCTATCCAATAGATATGGAATTTCGACCACCTTGTATGGTTCTATCAACCATTGGAATCTCAAAGCCAGGC AATTGGAGGGACAAAGCACCCAAGAGTGCTCTACGCACCTTCACCAACTTCATGTATGTTTACCTGCATCCCGACAGAAGACAAGGTTGCTATATAGGATGTCACTGGATTTTGCTCC TATTAAAACACATCCCTTTCATGCAATATGTGTGGAGGCATTTCGCTGAACAG GTTTTAAATGAAGACCTACGGCTTGTGATTGGTCAACAAAACCGGATGCTCAATGGTGCTAACATTTGGAACCTGCCTGTGTCATACGATAAGCTGGGAGTGAGGTATAGGATATGGAGAGATGCTGTAGAGAGTGGAGCAAAGCAATTGCCATTCAGCAAATGA